One part of the Sphingobacterium sp. LZ7M1 genome encodes these proteins:
- a CDS encoding lipopolysaccharide assembly protein LapB, translating to MSYEELEQLFYAGELELCIEKGEEFLLDNPKDTDVLYLMSIAHHDLALEAGPEQAYKVIKKQVIPYLKRVLNYEPNNPKVLYNLLNYQLGNQYVLEQIARPNVDLTQSNKAELLGYAEKLKQDPLNKVFGFEFEIKIYEILKEDDALLKSLNEAIAFFEIEFADFRELKDRNISICWIKKVYLLDRDGVTEKVELLEMIDKGIFHFVSPQDLEYLDLAEIAFQGNGLDVALKVLLKLIKGDNHEPEVLEGFVKWHQRFKEQIELGYNNPDVFYYQLIIERNYYEPLGVPEDYYYQHGLELLGKYPNNFAANHFVGTYLYEMGNFDDAYSILKKGVSIHPDVTTWRRMVESQLLSTGLVEQEVPMFASLPRDIYNEGVNLDDFLKNMAEDAIKEGLRVLDVKLYQQSFDAFRKYFEDFAFESDFYGDEHCWAMCCNNLAIVYTALGNYPAAVSVAEEGFKHSEFPELNHTLIDALLKQEDYPKAQKALENYFSIYDEQSASYYRHLQHKADWVIVNHKLEMSSDIKAEAEELLFQIYEHYLENPDISDFDFRDFEAAKNTVESILYHEFEHKSASERRDYYLAIAEKYPDEANPQYNLMQAYNELEDYEHVNKSARLYLENKQSFLLNDFDKAKTIYLIVKSHYLVGQYREGAAMFSDYDAFCLEAMECNEYVIWLSYGIKLYDKQNDLGQVNILVDRFQEIYKVEQWAYDSLSEEVLLAKAHVNYQQGYLKEAHKILDYILSYDDHDAIAEHFKQTWKKPGLLSKLGF from the coding sequence ATGAGTTACGAAGAATTAGAGCAGTTGTTTTATGCTGGGGAACTGGAGTTGTGTATAGAAAAGGGGGAAGAATTTTTATTAGATAATCCCAAGGATACGGATGTTCTTTACCTGATGTCGATTGCCCATCATGATTTAGCTTTAGAAGCGGGGCCTGAACAAGCATATAAGGTTATAAAAAAGCAGGTAATCCCATACCTCAAGCGTGTACTGAACTATGAACCTAACAATCCAAAGGTTTTATATAATCTATTAAATTATCAACTAGGCAATCAATATGTGCTGGAGCAAATTGCTAGACCCAATGTAGACCTCACCCAGAGTAATAAAGCTGAACTGCTTGGATATGCCGAAAAACTCAAGCAAGACCCTCTCAACAAAGTTTTCGGATTTGAATTTGAAATCAAGATATATGAGATCTTAAAAGAAGATGATGCTCTACTGAAGTCCTTAAATGAGGCAATTGCTTTCTTCGAGATCGAGTTTGCAGATTTCCGGGAGTTAAAGGATCGCAATATCTCGATTTGCTGGATAAAGAAGGTTTATCTTTTGGACAGGGATGGGGTAACAGAGAAAGTTGAATTGCTGGAAATGATTGATAAGGGAATTTTTCACTTTGTTAGTCCTCAGGATCTTGAATATTTAGATTTAGCAGAGATTGCTTTCCAAGGCAATGGCTTGGACGTTGCTTTAAAAGTATTGTTGAAGTTGATAAAAGGAGACAACCATGAACCTGAGGTTCTCGAAGGCTTTGTGAAATGGCATCAACGATTTAAGGAGCAAATTGAACTGGGTTATAACAATCCGGATGTTTTCTATTATCAGTTAATTATTGAAAGAAACTATTATGAGCCATTGGGTGTTCCTGAGGACTATTACTATCAACATGGATTGGAACTCTTAGGGAAATATCCGAATAACTTTGCTGCAAATCATTTCGTTGGCACTTATTTATATGAGATGGGCAATTTTGATGATGCCTATTCTATTTTGAAGAAAGGGGTGAGTATTCATCCTGATGTGACCACTTGGAGGAGGATGGTAGAGTCTCAATTGTTGTCCACGGGCTTGGTTGAACAGGAAGTTCCGATGTTTGCAAGTTTACCTAGGGATATCTATAACGAAGGGGTTAATTTGGATGACTTTCTGAAAAATATGGCTGAAGATGCAATTAAGGAAGGCTTGAGAGTATTGGATGTAAAACTTTACCAGCAGTCCTTTGATGCATTTAGAAAGTATTTTGAAGATTTTGCCTTCGAAAGTGACTTTTATGGTGATGAGCATTGCTGGGCAATGTGCTGTAACAACCTGGCAATCGTTTATACTGCATTAGGCAACTATCCTGCGGCTGTTTCGGTGGCAGAGGAAGGGTTTAAACATTCTGAGTTCCCAGAATTAAATCACACCCTTATTGATGCCCTTTTGAAACAAGAAGATTATCCCAAAGCCCAGAAAGCCCTGGAAAATTACTTCAGTATTTACGATGAGCAAAGTGCATCGTATTATAGGCACCTACAGCATAAAGCGGACTGGGTGATTGTAAACCATAAATTGGAAATGTCCTCAGATATTAAAGCTGAGGCAGAGGAACTCCTGTTCCAGATTTACGAGCATTATTTGGAGAACCCAGATATTTCTGATTTTGATTTCAGGGATTTTGAAGCTGCCAAAAATACCGTTGAATCTATTTTGTACCATGAATTTGAACATAAATCTGCATCAGAGAGGCGAGACTACTATTTAGCAATCGCTGAGAAGTATCCCGATGAAGCGAATCCCCAATATAATTTGATGCAGGCCTATAACGAACTTGAGGATTATGAGCATGTGAATAAATCGGCAAGACTTTATCTGGAGAATAAACAATCCTTTCTGTTGAATGACTTTGATAAGGCGAAAACCATCTATTTGATTGTCAAAAGTCATTATCTAGTTGGGCAATATAGGGAAGGGGCGGCGATGTTCAGTGATTATGATGCCTTTTGCCTAGAAGCTATGGAATGCAATGAATATGTGATATGGCTGAGTTACGGTATCAAGTTATATGACAAACAAAATGACCTTGGCCAAGTGAATATATTGGTCGATCGTTTTCAAGAGATCTATAAGGTGGAACAGTGGGCCTATGATAGTCTTTCTGAGGAGGTTCTATTGGCAAAAGCCCATGTAAATTATCAACAAGGATATCTCAAGGAAGCCCATAAAATATTAGATTATATTTTATCCTATGATGATCATGATGCCATTGCAGAGCATTTTAAACAAACTTGGAAAAAACCGGGCTTGTTATCCAAATTAGGATTTTAG
- a CDS encoding aldo/keto reductase — protein sequence MEYRYIGDSEINASVITFGAWAAGGWMWGSTDRKEAIEAIVAAYEVGVTTIDTAPIYGQGTSEEIVGEALKDIPRDKTQILTKFGMRWDLAEGDFAFHSKKNNGEDIEIYKYAGKDSIIYECEQSLKRLGTDYIDLYQIHWPDSTTPLDETFEAVAQLIEQGKIRYAGVCNYNAQLMAEAEKTLPLVSNQIPFSMVNRAVEEETIPYCIKHNKAVLAYSPLERGLLTGKIHVGHQFQEGDHRAKHPHFQPDFIEKTNILLERIKPLADDKGVTLAQLVLRWTVERPGITIALAGARNAQQSVQNAKAMDFNLTQEELDFMNAVVDAF from the coding sequence ATGGAATACAGGTATATAGGAGACAGTGAGATCAATGCTTCGGTAATTACATTTGGGGCTTGGGCAGCAGGTGGATGGATGTGGGGGTCGACCGATCGTAAAGAAGCCATTGAGGCTATAGTCGCGGCCTACGAGGTGGGTGTGACCACTATTGATACAGCTCCTATTTATGGTCAAGGAACCAGCGAAGAGATTGTTGGAGAAGCCCTGAAGGATATCCCTAGGGATAAAACCCAAATCCTGACTAAGTTTGGGATGCGCTGGGATTTAGCGGAAGGCGATTTCGCCTTTCACAGTAAGAAAAACAATGGTGAAGATATTGAAATCTATAAATATGCTGGAAAGGATAGTATTATTTATGAATGTGAACAGAGTCTAAAAAGGCTTGGGACAGATTATATCGATCTCTATCAGATCCATTGGCCAGATTCAACGACCCCTTTGGATGAAACCTTTGAAGCAGTTGCCCAATTGATCGAACAGGGAAAAATCAGATATGCTGGGGTTTGTAATTATAACGCCCAATTGATGGCTGAAGCTGAGAAGACCTTGCCATTGGTTTCTAACCAGATCCCTTTTAGCATGGTGAACAGGGCAGTGGAGGAAGAGACCATTCCATACTGTATTAAACATAATAAAGCTGTACTAGCCTATAGTCCATTGGAAAGAGGTCTTTTGACCGGTAAGATCCATGTTGGTCATCAGTTCCAGGAGGGCGACCATAGAGCCAAACATCCGCACTTCCAGCCTGATTTTATTGAGAAGACCAACATCTTGTTGGAGCGGATAAAGCCACTGGCAGATGATAAGGGGGTTACTTTGGCGCAATTAGTCCTCCGCTGGACCGTTGAACGTCCTGGTATTACGATCGCCTTGGCTGGCGCTAGAAATGCCCAGCAGTCTGTTCAAAATGCGAAGGCCATGGATTTCAATCTAACCCAAGAGGAATTGGATTTCATGAATGCGGTAGTTGATGCCTTTTAA
- a CDS encoding zinc-dependent peptidase gives METYNIIALLIVFSIGIGLAVYIWKKVGNKKVVNKVIPDESEIENVLREKVNFFKQLNVTEQGKFIKRVSYFLATTKISPEKGAVINDEHKILIAASATIPLFHFENWSYENLDEVLVYPGTFSEKYDIEDEKRNILGMVGDGAMHRKMILSLSALMAGFNQNGESNTAIHEFVHLIDKADGEVDGIPEYLIPKSLIHPWLEEMQATISAIRRDKSDIRDYAATNPAEFLAVVSEYFFQKPKMLKSDHPELYSMLNEIYNGNKEE, from the coding sequence ATGGAAACTTATAATATCATTGCCCTTCTTATCGTCTTTTCAATTGGTATTGGACTGGCAGTCTACATCTGGAAAAAAGTGGGCAATAAAAAGGTGGTCAACAAGGTGATTCCAGACGAAAGTGAAATAGAAAATGTGCTTCGAGAAAAAGTGAACTTCTTCAAGCAATTGAACGTAACTGAACAGGGTAAATTCATCAAGAGGGTTTCCTATTTTTTGGCTACCACAAAGATTTCTCCGGAAAAAGGTGCTGTGATCAATGATGAACATAAGATTCTGATAGCTGCCAGTGCCACCATTCCCCTCTTTCATTTTGAAAATTGGTCTTATGAAAACTTAGATGAAGTCCTTGTCTATCCAGGAACCTTCAGTGAAAAGTATGATATTGAAGATGAAAAAAGAAATATCCTTGGGATGGTGGGAGATGGTGCCATGCACAGAAAGATGATCCTGTCGCTTTCTGCATTGATGGCCGGATTCAACCAAAACGGGGAAAGCAATACTGCTATCCATGAATTTGTTCACCTTATTGATAAGGCAGATGGGGAGGTGGATGGAATTCCGGAATATTTGATCCCCAAAAGTTTGATCCATCCTTGGTTGGAGGAGATGCAAGCTACCATTTCAGCCATCAGAAGAGACAAGTCAGATATTAGAGATTATGCAGCTACAAATCCAGCAGAATTCTTGGCGGTTGTTTCGGAATATTTCTTTCAGAAACCTAAAATGTTGAAATCAGATCATCCGGAACTATATTCCATGCTGAATGAAATATACAATGGAAATAAAGAAGAATAA
- the groL gene encoding chaperonin GroEL (60 kDa chaperone family; promotes refolding of misfolded polypeptides especially under stressful conditions; forms two stacked rings of heptamers to form a barrel-shaped 14mer; ends can be capped by GroES; misfolded proteins enter the barrel where they are refolded when GroES binds) produces MAKQVKYNVEARDALKKGVDTLANAVKVTLGPKGRNVIIEKKFGSPAITKDGVSVAKEIELKDALENMGAQMVKEVASKTADQAGDGTTTATVLAQAIVAPGIKSVAAGANPMDLKRGIDKAVAAVVENLRSQSQVVGADNNKIKQVASISANNDEVIGSLIAEAMEKVGNDGVITVEEAKGTETEVKTVEGMQFDRGYLSPYFVTNSDKMEAELESPYILIYDKKISNMKELLPILEKQVQTGKPLLIIAEDLDGEALATLVVNKIRGSLKVAAVKAPGFGDRRKAMLEDIAILTGGTVISEERGFKLENAELSYLGQAEKVVVDKDNTTIINGAGNVEDIKARVAQIRSQIETTTSDYDREKLQERLAKLSGGVAVLYVGAASEVEMKEKKDRVDDALHATRAAVEEGIVAGGGVAFIRSTEALVNLKGENEDEQIGIDIIKRAIEEPLRQICANAGIEGAVIVQKVKEGTADYGYNARTDKFENLISAGVIDPTKVSRVALENAASVASMLLTTECVLADEPEDNPVGAGGPPMGGGMGGMM; encoded by the coding sequence ATGGCAAAACAAGTAAAATATAATGTAGAAGCGCGCGACGCCCTGAAAAAAGGTGTTGACACACTTGCAAACGCAGTAAAAGTTACCTTAGGTCCAAAAGGTCGTAACGTAATCATTGAGAAAAAATTTGGTTCTCCAGCAATCACTAAAGATGGTGTTTCAGTTGCGAAAGAAATCGAATTGAAAGATGCTCTGGAAAACATGGGCGCACAAATGGTTAAGGAAGTTGCATCTAAGACTGCTGACCAAGCGGGTGACGGAACAACTACTGCTACTGTTTTAGCTCAAGCAATCGTAGCTCCAGGTATTAAGTCGGTAGCTGCTGGTGCAAATCCAATGGATTTAAAACGTGGTATTGACAAAGCTGTTGCTGCTGTAGTAGAGAACCTAAGATCTCAATCACAAGTAGTAGGTGCTGACAACAATAAAATCAAACAAGTTGCTTCGATTTCTGCAAACAATGACGAAGTTATCGGTTCATTGATCGCTGAAGCAATGGAAAAAGTTGGAAACGACGGAGTAATCACTGTTGAAGAAGCAAAAGGAACTGAAACTGAAGTGAAAACTGTGGAAGGTATGCAATTTGACAGAGGATACTTATCTCCATATTTCGTAACTAACTCGGATAAAATGGAAGCGGAATTAGAAAGCCCTTACATTTTGATCTATGACAAGAAAATCAGCAACATGAAAGAGTTGTTGCCAATCTTGGAAAAACAAGTTCAAACTGGAAAACCTTTATTGATCATTGCAGAAGATTTAGACGGAGAAGCTTTAGCTACTTTGGTAGTTAACAAAATCCGTGGATCACTGAAAGTTGCTGCTGTTAAAGCTCCTGGATTCGGTGACCGTCGTAAAGCAATGTTGGAAGATATCGCTATCTTAACTGGAGGTACAGTAATTTCTGAAGAGAGAGGTTTCAAATTAGAAAATGCTGAATTATCTTATTTAGGACAAGCAGAGAAAGTTGTTGTTGACAAAGATAACACAACTATCATTAACGGTGCTGGAAACGTGGAAGATATTAAGGCACGTGTTGCTCAAATCCGTTCACAAATTGAAACTACAACTTCTGACTACGATCGTGAGAAATTGCAAGAGCGTTTGGCTAAATTGTCAGGTGGTGTTGCTGTTCTTTACGTTGGTGCTGCTTCGGAAGTAGAGATGAAAGAGAAAAAAGACCGCGTTGATGATGCTCTTCACGCTACTCGTGCTGCAGTAGAAGAAGGTATTGTTGCTGGTGGTGGTGTTGCTTTCATCCGTTCAACAGAAGCTTTGGTTAACTTAAAAGGCGAAAACGAAGATGAGCAAATCGGTATCGATATCATCAAACGTGCTATTGAAGAGCCATTACGTCAGATCTGTGCAAACGCAGGTATTGAAGGTGCAGTAATCGTTCAAAAAGTTAAAGAAGGAACAGCAGATTATGGATACAATGCTCGTACAGACAAGTTTGAGAACTTGATTTCTGCTGGAGTTATCGATCCTACTAAAGTATCACGTGTAGCGTTAGAGAATGCTGCTTCAGTAGCTTCCATGTTATTGACTACAGAGTGTGTACTTGCTGATGAACCAGAAGACAACCCAGTAGGTGCTGGCGGTCCTCCAATGGGCGGTGGCATGGGTGGAATGATGTAA
- a CDS encoding acyltransferase gives MNSEKLSKVIDTMRMPLIFLVVIAHLAPFAYPTIKFNISANDTYVLVSEMFSHHIAKFSVRCYFLVSGFYFFKSFSGNVLPFYKKQFRSRFRTIISPYIIWNIITGIAIFSKNFIFIKLGKPVDDDFGILMNAGFYHNLWEVPINFPLWYLRDLIVMVLISPLIVYFIKYFRAYGIMGLAILYLAFIEIPVPGFSMTAIFFFSLGAYFSLEKRDMLKLFDKVKYPAMGLTFLFLYLSLKASGTDYHEYFLRVFILAGVISMFNLFAYLNDNYEVMNKLTGFSSLSFFIYVFHEIYIIEWLKGFFFNHHLFMEGWDRFYAYLIIPILCVAICSFIYFVLMKMIPKVFVFLLGGRVPSYQRIISNKPNKLFKLG, from the coding sequence ATGAATAGTGAAAAGCTGTCGAAAGTTATCGACACAATGAGAATGCCCTTGATCTTTCTGGTGGTTATTGCTCATTTGGCGCCTTTTGCATATCCTACCATAAAGTTCAATATTTCCGCCAATGACACTTATGTCTTGGTTTCGGAAATGTTTTCCCATCATATTGCGAAGTTTTCGGTTAGATGCTATTTTCTGGTTTCTGGCTTTTACTTTTTCAAAAGCTTTTCAGGAAATGTTCTTCCTTTCTATAAAAAGCAGTTTAGAAGCAGGTTTAGGACGATAATTAGTCCTTATATTATTTGGAATATCATTACTGGAATCGCGATATTCTCTAAGAATTTTATTTTCATCAAGTTAGGTAAACCCGTTGATGATGATTTTGGGATTCTCATGAATGCTGGTTTCTACCATAATCTCTGGGAGGTGCCGATAAATTTTCCATTATGGTACCTGCGAGATCTGATTGTTATGGTATTGATTTCCCCGCTGATAGTTTATTTTATCAAGTATTTCAGGGCTTATGGAATTATGGGCCTGGCCATTCTGTATTTAGCTTTTATTGAGATCCCTGTTCCTGGATTTAGCATGACCGCTATATTTTTCTTTAGTTTAGGAGCCTACTTTTCTTTGGAAAAAAGAGATATGCTCAAGCTATTTGACAAGGTTAAATATCCAGCAATGGGTTTGACATTTCTTTTCCTTTATCTTTCCTTAAAGGCCAGTGGGACTGATTATCATGAATATTTTTTGAGAGTGTTTATTTTAGCCGGCGTTATTTCCATGTTCAATTTATTCGCCTATCTCAATGATAATTATGAGGTCATGAACAAATTGACTGGCTTCAGCTCACTTTCCTTTTTTATTTATGTGTTCCATGAAATTTATATCATAGAATGGTTGAAAGGATTTTTCTTCAATCATCATTTATTTATGGAAGGCTGGGACCGGTTTTATGCCTACTTGATCATTCCGATTTTATGTGTTGCCATATGTAGCTTCATCTACTTTGTGTTGATGAAAATGATACCTAAAGTTTTTGTTTTCCTATTAGGTGGAAGAGTTCCAAGTTATCAACGAATCATTTCAAATAAACCAAACAAGCTTTTTAAGCTAGGGTAG
- a CDS encoding nuclear transport factor 2 family protein, whose protein sequence is MNSREEIIKNYINGYNSFNTEMMSRDLDENLLFENISNGNVTDSLVGKQEFMNQAEQAKSFFSERHQKITAMEHFENYSEITIEYSAKLSKDLSPELNIGDSIQLDGKSIFEFSPENKIIVLKDIS, encoded by the coding sequence ATGAATAGCAGGGAAGAAATAATCAAGAACTATATTAACGGCTATAATAGTTTCAACACAGAAATGATGTCTAGAGATTTAGATGAAAACCTTCTGTTCGAAAATATATCCAATGGAAATGTAACTGATTCACTTGTGGGGAAACAAGAATTTATGAATCAGGCAGAACAGGCAAAGTCCTTTTTCTCTGAGCGGCATCAAAAGATCACCGCAATGGAACACTTCGAAAACTATTCTGAAATCACTATTGAGTACTCCGCTAAACTTTCTAAAGATCTTTCACCAGAATTAAATATTGGAGACAGCATCCAACTCGACGGAAAATCAATCTTTGAATTCAGCCCAGAAAATAAGATCATTGTGTTAAAGGATATCAGTTAA